The Chryseobacterium sp. LJ668 genome segment AACAAAGAACATCAGTATTTTAAATATTAAACATCTGACTATTAAATAATTACATATTGTCTTTAGATAAACTTAAATCTATATATGAAAAGAAAAATTGCTATTGCCGGAGATCATGCAGGTTTTGAATATAAAGAAATCCTGAAAAAACATCTTGAAGAGAACTTTGAAGTACAGGATTTCGGAACTTTTTCTACCGATAGCGTAGATTACCCGGATTTTGTGCATCCTGCAGCAACCTCTGTTGAAAATGGAGAGAACGAATTAGGAATTTTAATCTGCGGAAGCGGAAACGGGGTTCAGATTACGGCCAACAAGCACCAGAAAATCCGTTGTGCATTATGTTGGATGCCGGAAATTGCAGCATTGGCGAGACAGCACAATGATGCAAATATGATTTCGATTCCTGCAAGATTTATTTCTAAAGAAGTTGCGATAGAAATTGCGAACAGATTTCTTTCTACCGATTTTGAAGGTGGAAGGCATCAGACAAGAGTTGATAAAATAGCATTCTGCTAAAGTATAAAGGCTTGTAATTCAGTTTGCAAGCCTTATTTATTTTTTATTTCTTATATTTGCATCATCATACAGAAATTACCAATCTGTTTATTCCATCCAAAGCCTGAAAATAATTTAGATATTTATTGAAAGGTTTTCCTCCCACTTCTCCTTTTTTATATTAAATTTATACGGACTAAAGTCTTAGATAAAAGAAAATTGATCGATTTCAATATTAGTTAAACATTAAAAAATGAAAAGTAAAGCAGCTTTTATTTTATTATTTACTCTCAGTATTTTCTATGCTCAGGAAATACAAGATAAAAATGCTTTTAAAAAATGTAGAAAGGAATTCAGTAAGAAGATATGTCTTTCAGATGACGATAAAGACCGCATCTTATTTTATTTAGACAATTGTCCAAAAATTGTAGGAGCAATTGAAAATGATGGCTGTCCATGGCTGGATATTGATGGAGATGAGATATTTGATAAAGATGACGCGTGCCCAACTGTTGCAGGTCCTCAACAAAATAATGGTTGCCCTTGGCCTGATACAGATGAAGATGAAATTTTAGATAAGGATGATGCGTGTCCAACTATTTATGGAATAAAAGAAAGAAATGGATGTCCTGATCCGAGAATAAGGTGTTTAGAAATTTCTAAAAAAGATAGTATTTCCTATAAAAATTTTAAAATAGAAAATCGGAATTTATCCAAAAATTATGAAAATCTTGGAGATTTAATTGTAAAGAAAATTTCCGAACAGAAAGATATTGGTTTAGTTTACATAAAGTTATTTGATATAGGACCTGGATGTTATTATGAGCCTTCAGGAATTAATCCACAGTGCAGTAGTACGTTAAGATCGGATAAATATAATTTTTTAATAAGTAGGCTATTCTCAAAGTATGTTTTTGAAAATATAAAGAATAAATTAAGTTTATCAATACTAACATCAAATTTTTTTCTAGCAAGTCAACAAGAAATGAATAATTATATCGATATGTCATCTGAACAATATAATTATTTCGCAAAAAATTTCAATAATACTAGAATCAAAATAAATGGACCAAAAACCGACATTTCTCCACAACATCTGGAAGTGAATGTTTCTTTTGTGGAAGAAAACCCTTATGATGTCATACTTGATTTGAATAACAAAAAATATAATTACCAATTTGTAAATAATCAATGGAAATTGATTGAAACAACAAAGCAAAATTAAAAAAATGCCAAAAAAAAATAAATACATAAGTCAGAAAAATGACTCAAAACTCTTGGAAATCGGAAGGCTGATTCTCCGTTTCATGAATCAGAACCAAACCAAAATATACAATTACAAACAGATTTCAGACGGAATTGACTATAAAAATCCGAGACAACGTGAGTTAGTGATTCAATCTTTGCATAAGCTCTTAGCGAATCAAAGAATCAAAGAAACTGAAAAAGGAAAATTCAGCATCAATCTAAACATTGAAGGTACTTTAACCGGAATTATAGACTTTAATCAAAGTGGAAATGCTTACGTAACAGTCGAGAATTTAAAAGATGATGTTTTCGTTCACGCAAAGAATGTAAAAGATGCATTGCAAGGCGATAAAGTTCTTATCGTTACTTACAATTTTAAAGGAAAGAAAATGGAAGGCTCTGTGCTTGAAGTTTTAGAAAGAAGCCGCACAGAATTTGTAGGAACTTTCCAGCTCGTTCAGCATAAAGAATTCGGGTTTGTCGTTTGCGATAAAAAAACGATTAACACGGATATTTTTATACCAAAAGGTAAAATTAACGGTGCAGAAAACGGCGATAAAGTCGTAGTAAAAATGCTGGAATGGAAACCTGGAGATAAAAATCCTGATGGTGAAATTATTAAAGTTCTTGGAGCTCCAGGAGAACACGAAACAGAAATTCACTCTATTTTAGCTGAATACGGTTTGCCGTACAGCTTTCCTGAAGAAGTAGAGT includes the following:
- the rpiB gene encoding ribose 5-phosphate isomerase B — translated: MKRKIAIAGDHAGFEYKEILKKHLEENFEVQDFGTFSTDSVDYPDFVHPAATSVENGENELGILICGSGNGVQITANKHQKIRCALCWMPEIAALARQHNDANMISIPARFISKEVAIEIANRFLSTDFEGGRHQTRVDKIAFC